The following proteins come from a genomic window of Burkholderia stabilis:
- the ispH gene encoding 4-hydroxy-3-methylbut-2-enyl diphosphate reductase — protein sequence MSTTDTLSGQTVAADAEILLAQPRGFCAGVDRAIEIVERAIAMHGAPIYVRHEIVHNKYVVEDLKKKGAIFVEELEEVPAGNTVIFSAHGVSKAVRDEADVRGLRIYDATCPLVTKVHVEVAKMRQDGVDIVMIGHKGHPEVEGTMGQVERGMHLVESVEDVQKLELADPERIALVTQTTLSVDDAAEIIAALKSKYPKIREPKKQDICYATQNRQDAVKFMAPQCDVVIVVGSPNSSNSSRLREVAEKRGVAAYMVDAPDQIDPAWVAGKRRIGVTAGASAPEVLAQAVIARLRELGVRNVRALDGIEENVSFPLPRGLNLPPAA from the coding sequence ATGAGCACCACCGATACGCTGTCCGGGCAGACCGTCGCCGCGGATGCCGAAATCCTGCTTGCCCAACCGCGAGGCTTCTGCGCGGGTGTCGACCGCGCGATCGAGATCGTCGAGCGCGCGATCGCGATGCACGGTGCGCCGATCTACGTCCGTCACGAAATCGTCCACAACAAGTACGTGGTCGAGGATCTGAAGAAGAAGGGCGCGATTTTCGTCGAGGAACTCGAGGAAGTGCCGGCCGGCAACACCGTGATCTTCAGCGCGCACGGCGTGTCGAAGGCCGTGCGCGACGAGGCCGACGTGCGCGGGCTGCGCATTTACGACGCAACCTGCCCGCTCGTCACGAAGGTGCACGTCGAAGTGGCGAAGATGCGCCAGGACGGCGTCGACATCGTCATGATCGGGCACAAGGGTCACCCGGAAGTCGAAGGCACGATGGGGCAGGTGGAGCGCGGCATGCATCTCGTCGAGAGCGTCGAGGACGTGCAGAAGCTCGAACTCGCCGATCCCGAGCGCATCGCGCTCGTCACGCAGACCACGCTGTCCGTCGACGACGCGGCCGAGATCATCGCGGCGCTGAAGTCGAAGTATCCGAAGATCCGCGAGCCGAAGAAGCAGGACATCTGCTACGCGACGCAGAACCGCCAGGACGCGGTGAAGTTCATGGCGCCGCAGTGCGATGTCGTGATCGTCGTCGGAAGCCCGAACAGCTCGAATTCGAGCCGCCTGCGCGAAGTGGCCGAGAAGCGCGGCGTGGCCGCGTACATGGTCGATGCACCCGACCAGATCGATCCGGCATGGGTTGCCGGCAAGCGCCGCATCGGCGTGACGGCCGGCGCGTCGGCGCCCGAAGTGCTCGCCCAGGCCGTGATCGCGCGGCTGCGCGAGCTCGGCGTGCGCAATGTCCGCGCGCTCGACGGCATCGAGGAAAACGTGTCGTTTCCGCTGCCGCGCGGGTTGAACCTGCCGCCCGCCGCCTGA
- the nadA gene encoding quinolinate synthase NadA — MQSTIKPVEYDRPVAAGAVCGVGQAWAKVPDTPSPEERAALKARIKALLVREKAVLVAHYYVDAELQELADETGGCVADSLEMARFGRDHDAQTLIVAGVRFMGETAKILSPNKRILMPDLDATCSLDLGCPVDEFSAFCDAHPDRTVVVYANTSAAVKARADWMVTSSIGLEIVADLHARGEKIIWAPDRHLGSYIQKKTGADMLLWQGSCLVHDEFKGIELDLLRAEYPDAKVLVHPESPENVVAQADVVGSTTQLIDAAVKFDAKRFIVATDLGILHKMQLAAPGKTFIAAPTAGNSATCKSCAHCPWMAMNGLANLADVLERGHNEIFVDPAIGERARLPIDRMLDFAAAHKKRVQASGDLQRDQQLFANVGAA, encoded by the coding sequence ATGCAATCGACGATCAAACCCGTCGAGTACGACCGTCCGGTCGCGGCAGGCGCGGTCTGCGGTGTCGGACAGGCATGGGCAAAAGTACCCGATACGCCGTCCCCGGAGGAGCGCGCCGCGCTGAAGGCACGCATCAAGGCATTGCTCGTACGTGAAAAGGCCGTGCTGGTCGCACACTACTACGTCGATGCCGAATTGCAGGAACTGGCCGACGAAACAGGCGGCTGCGTCGCCGATTCGCTCGAAATGGCCCGCTTCGGCCGCGATCACGACGCGCAAACGCTCATCGTCGCCGGCGTGCGCTTCATGGGCGAAACCGCGAAGATCCTGAGCCCGAACAAGCGGATCCTGATGCCCGATCTCGATGCGACCTGCTCGCTCGACCTCGGCTGTCCGGTCGACGAATTCTCGGCATTCTGCGATGCGCATCCCGACCGTACCGTCGTCGTCTACGCAAACACCAGCGCGGCCGTGAAGGCGCGCGCGGACTGGATGGTCACGTCGTCGATCGGCCTCGAGATCGTTGCCGATCTGCACGCGCGCGGCGAGAAGATCATCTGGGCGCCCGATCGCCATCTCGGCAGTTATATTCAGAAGAAAACCGGCGCGGACATGCTGCTTTGGCAGGGTTCGTGCCTCGTGCACGACGAGTTCAAAGGTATCGAGCTCGACCTGCTGCGCGCGGAATATCCGGACGCGAAGGTGCTCGTGCATCCCGAGTCGCCGGAAAACGTCGTCGCGCAGGCCGATGTCGTCGGTTCGACCACGCAACTGATCGACGCGGCGGTCAAGTTCGACGCGAAGCGCTTCATCGTCGCGACCGATCTCGGCATCCTGCACAAGATGCAGCTCGCGGCGCCCGGCAAGACCTTCATCGCCGCACCGACGGCCGGCAACAGCGCAACCTGCAAGAGCTGCGCGCACTGTCCGTGGATGGCGATGAACGGCCTCGCGAACCTCGCCGACGTGCTCGAACGCGGTCACAACGAGATCTTCGTCGATCCCGCGATCGGTGAACGCGCACGCTTGCCTATCGACCGGATGCTCGATTTCGCAGCCGCACACAAGAAGCGCGTGCAGGCGAGCGGCGATCTGCAGCGCGACCAGCAACTGTTTGCGAACGTGGGGGCGGCATGA
- the nadC gene encoding carboxylating nicotinate-nucleotide diphosphorylase has protein sequence MMNGSHAQIRSLAPEGAAPAEGGATSAVSPLFDIVREQYGAAFDDAIARNVADALAEDVGTGDQTGRLVPAGGCRRARIIVREEAMLCGVPWFEAVIGRIDPSITVQWRYREGDRMTPDSIVCELEGPARALLTAERNGLNFLQLLSGVATATRRYVDRVEGTRAKILDTRKTLPGLRLAQKYAVRVGGGENQRLALYDGILIKENHIAAAGGVGEALEAAFALNSGVPVQIEVETLAQLDTALAHRAQSVLLDNFTLDMMREAVRVADGKAVLEVSGGVNFDTVRAFAETGVDRISIGALTKDVRATDYSMRIVD, from the coding sequence ATGATGAACGGCTCTCACGCTCAGATCCGGTCGCTGGCCCCCGAAGGCGCAGCCCCGGCTGAAGGCGGCGCGACGAGCGCCGTATCGCCGTTGTTCGACATCGTCCGCGAGCAATACGGTGCGGCATTCGACGACGCGATCGCGCGCAACGTCGCCGATGCGCTCGCGGAAGACGTCGGCACTGGCGACCAGACCGGACGGCTCGTGCCGGCCGGCGGGTGCCGCCGCGCGCGCATCATCGTGCGCGAGGAAGCCATGCTGTGCGGTGTGCCGTGGTTCGAGGCCGTGATCGGCCGTATCGATCCGTCGATCACCGTGCAATGGCGCTATCGCGAAGGCGACCGGATGACGCCCGATTCGATCGTCTGCGAGCTCGAAGGGCCGGCGCGCGCGCTGCTGACGGCCGAGCGCAACGGGCTGAACTTCCTGCAGTTGCTGTCGGGCGTCGCGACCGCGACGCGCCGCTACGTCGATCGCGTCGAAGGCACGCGCGCGAAGATCCTCGATACGCGCAAGACGCTGCCGGGCCTGCGGCTCGCGCAGAAATACGCGGTGCGCGTCGGCGGTGGCGAGAACCAGCGTCTCGCGCTGTACGACGGCATCCTGATCAAGGAGAACCACATCGCGGCGGCGGGCGGCGTCGGCGAGGCGCTCGAGGCGGCGTTCGCGCTGAATTCGGGCGTGCCGGTGCAGATCGAAGTCGAGACGCTCGCACAACTCGACACGGCGCTCGCGCATCGCGCGCAATCGGTGCTGCTCGACAACTTCACGCTCGACATGATGCGCGAAGCAGTGCGCGTGGCAGATGGCAAGGCCGTGCTCGAAGTGTCGGGTGGCGTCAATTTCGACACGGTGCGCGCGTTCGCGGAGACGGGTGTCGATCGCATCTCGATCGGCGCGCTGACGAAGGACGTGCGTGCGACCGACTATTCGATGCGGATCGTCGACTGA
- a CDS encoding FKBP-type peptidyl-prolyl cis-trans isomerase, which translates to MSLIDLSEVKPGSHVTLHYRLALADGADIVNTFSDKPATLLLGAGQLAPSLEQILIGLRVGDHSTYQLTPEQGFGPRNPDMLQRVTLSTLRENGMVGDDFTPGELIEFNAPDGGRYAGVLKEVSETSALFDFNHPLAGQALTFEVKIIGIL; encoded by the coding sequence ATGAGCCTCATCGATCTATCCGAAGTGAAGCCCGGTTCCCACGTCACGTTGCATTACCGGCTGGCACTGGCCGACGGCGCCGACATCGTCAACACCTTCTCCGACAAGCCGGCCACGCTGCTGCTCGGCGCGGGGCAACTGGCGCCCTCGCTGGAACAGATTTTGATCGGGCTCAGGGTCGGCGACCACTCGACTTATCAGCTAACGCCGGAACAGGGGTTCGGTCCCCGCAATCCCGACATGCTCCAGCGCGTGACGCTGTCGACGCTGCGCGAGAACGGGATGGTCGGCGACGATTTCACGCCGGGCGAGCTGATCGAGTTCAACGCGCCGGACGGCGGACGGTACGCGGGGGTGCTGAAGGAAGTCAGCGAAACCTCGGCGCTGTTCGATTTCAATCATCCGCTCGCGGGCCAGGCGCTCACGTTCGAAGTGAAAATCATCGGAATCCTGTAA
- the rpmB gene encoding 50S ribosomal protein L28, which translates to MARVCQVTGKAPMSGNNVSHANNKTKRRFLPNLQNRRFWVESENRWVRLRVSNAGLRLIDKNGIDSVLADLRARGEA; encoded by the coding sequence ATGGCACGCGTATGCCAAGTAACTGGGAAAGCGCCGATGAGCGGCAACAACGTTTCCCACGCCAACAACAAGACCAAGCGTCGCTTCCTGCCGAACCTGCAAAACCGCCGGTTCTGGGTAGAGAGCGAAAACCGCTGGGTGCGCCTGCGCGTTTCGAACGCCGGCCTGCGCCTGATCGACAAGAACGGCATCGATTCCGTGCTCGCTGACCTGCGCGCACGCGGCGAAGCCTAA
- the nadB gene encoding L-aspartate oxidase, with amino-acid sequence MKFDVAIVGSGLAGLSVALNLASTRRVALIAKRSMMEGASDNAQGGIAAVLDSADSIENHVDDTLVAGGGLCDEGATRYIVEHGREAIEWLISQGVPFTKDDAAELGFHLTREGGHSHRRIIHAADATGHAVLATLSERARQHPNITFFENHHAIDLITSSRLGLPGRRCHGLYVLDVDNDRTITIEAPHTVLATGGAGKVYLYTTNPDTATGDGIAMAWRAGCRVSNMEFIQFHPTCLFHPYAKSFLISEAVRGEGGLLKLPDGTRFMPAHDPRAELAPRDIVARAIDFEIKKRGIDCVYLDISHQPEAFLREHFPTIHARCLEFGIDIAKEPIPVVPAAHYTCGGVVTDLAGRTDLAGLYAVGETSYTGLHGANRLASNSLLECLVIGRAAAEAIEAAGFDAETPATLPAWDESRVSDADEEVVVAHNWDELRRLMWNYVGIVRTDKRLERAKHRLSLLRDEIHEYYANFRVTRDLLELRNLVDVATLIVKSAHSRRESRGLHYSRDWPHTLPKALPSVLTPRARR; translated from the coding sequence ATGAAATTCGACGTGGCGATCGTCGGCAGCGGCCTGGCAGGGCTGTCGGTCGCTCTCAACCTGGCCAGCACGCGACGCGTCGCGCTGATTGCGAAACGTTCGATGATGGAGGGGGCCAGCGATAACGCGCAGGGCGGCATCGCGGCCGTTCTCGATTCGGCGGACAGCATCGAGAACCACGTCGACGACACGCTGGTCGCCGGTGGCGGCCTGTGCGACGAAGGCGCGACGCGCTACATCGTCGAGCACGGCCGCGAAGCGATCGAATGGCTGATCTCGCAAGGCGTGCCGTTCACGAAGGACGACGCAGCCGAGCTCGGCTTCCACCTGACGCGCGAAGGTGGCCACAGCCACCGCCGCATCATCCACGCGGCCGACGCGACCGGCCATGCGGTGCTCGCAACGCTGTCGGAGCGTGCGCGCCAGCATCCGAACATCACGTTCTTCGAAAACCATCACGCGATCGACCTGATCACGTCGTCCCGGCTCGGCCTGCCCGGCCGCCGCTGTCACGGCCTGTATGTGCTCGACGTCGACAACGACCGCACGATCACGATCGAGGCGCCGCATACGGTGCTCGCAACGGGCGGCGCCGGCAAGGTCTACCTGTATACGACGAACCCCGACACGGCAACCGGCGACGGCATCGCGATGGCGTGGCGCGCGGGCTGTCGCGTATCGAACATGGAATTCATCCAGTTCCACCCGACCTGCCTGTTCCATCCGTATGCGAAATCGTTCCTGATTTCGGAGGCCGTGCGCGGCGAAGGCGGCCTGCTGAAACTGCCTGACGGCACGCGCTTCATGCCCGCGCACGATCCGCGCGCCGAACTCGCGCCGCGCGACATCGTCGCGCGCGCGATCGACTTCGAGATCAAGAAGCGCGGGATCGACTGCGTGTATCTCGACATCAGCCATCAGCCGGAAGCATTCCTGCGCGAGCACTTCCCGACGATCCACGCGCGTTGCCTCGAATTCGGCATCGACATCGCGAAAGAACCGATTCCCGTCGTACCGGCCGCGCACTACACCTGCGGCGGCGTCGTGACCGATCTCGCCGGGCGCACCGATCTTGCAGGCCTGTATGCGGTCGGCGAAACCTCGTACACGGGGTTGCACGGCGCGAACCGGCTCGCGAGCAACTCGCTGCTCGAATGCCTCGTGATCGGCCGCGCAGCGGCCGAGGCGATCGAGGCGGCCGGCTTCGACGCCGAAACGCCGGCCACACTGCCTGCGTGGGACGAAAGCCGCGTGTCGGATGCGGACGAGGAAGTCGTCGTTGCGCACAACTGGGATGAACTGCGCCGCCTGATGTGGAACTACGTCGGGATCGTGCGCACCGACAAGCGTCTCGAACGCGCGAAGCACCGGCTGTCTCTTCTGCGCGACGAGATCCACGAGTACTACGCGAACTTCCGCGTGACGCGCGACCTGCTCGAACTGCGCAACCTCGTCGACGTCGCGACGCTGATCGTGAAAAGCGCGCACTCGCGCCGCGAAAGCCGCGGGCTGCACTACAGCCGCGACTGGCCGCACACGCTGCCCAAAGCGCTGCCGAGCGTGCTCACGCCGCGCGCGCGTCGCTGA
- a CDS encoding amino acid-binding protein → MHVKLAYAVSVAAPVAMLAGCSKKSDDGAGRKAAVFAAPPASGVRVAGTGRAAPSVRRIAQLGKDKDNGARLTIEDINALGLTIGRTAGAQAASRQTAGRDVTAAMCAARRMPASGYAQMSASPLHFNSTTQRGAATDRVTARNPICPGAGLASLRTGKGSDAGQPDDGRFGMLPYDFKEATTTVLDVVTI, encoded by the coding sequence ATGCATGTGAAGTTGGCTTACGCCGTGTCCGTCGCCGCACCGGTTGCAATGCTTGCCGGGTGCAGCAAAAAGAGCGACGACGGGGCGGGCAGGAAAGCTGCGGTGTTCGCGGCACCGCCGGCCAGCGGCGTGCGCGTCGCCGGAACCGGTCGTGCGGCGCCCTCGGTGCGCCGTATCGCGCAATTGGGCAAGGACAAGGATAACGGGGCACGTTTGACGATAGAGGACATCAACGCGCTTGGCCTGACGATCGGCCGGACCGCGGGTGCGCAGGCTGCATCGCGGCAAACGGCTGGTCGTGACGTGACGGCGGCCATGTGTGCCGCGCGGCGGATGCCGGCGTCGGGCTATGCGCAGATGTCGGCGTCGCCCCTTCATTTCAATTCGACGACACAGCGTGGCGCCGCGACCGATCGTGTCACGGCGCGCAACCCGATCTGCCCGGGTGCGGGGCTTGCTTCGCTTCGGACGGGAAAAGGTTCGGACGCCGGGCAACCGGACGACGGCCGATTCGGCATGCTGCCCTACGACTTCAAGGAGGCCACGACCACCGTCCTCGATGTCGTGACGATTTAG
- the rpmG gene encoding 50S ribosomal protein L33: MAKGARDKIKLESTAGTGHFYTTTKNKRNMPEKMAIKKFDPVVRKHVEYKETKIK; this comes from the coding sequence ATGGCAAAAGGCGCCCGCGACAAGATCAAGCTTGAGTCGACCGCTGGTACGGGTCACTTCTACACGACCACGAAGAACAAGCGCAACATGCCGGAAAAGATGGCGATCAAGAAGTTCGATCCCGTCGTCCGCAAGCATGTGGAATACAAAGAAACCAAGATCAAGTAA
- the radC gene encoding RadC family protein, translated as MLSPCLILPPAECRDAADAPADPARRARTNRLRKRRPRNWHPDLPRERLLERGAAALTDAELIALLLGSGQRGHSVFDSADALLARFETLRGLIEATADEFQAHPGIGPARSARLVAVTEIARRMLEQKARERLPIDSPGAVEDCLRLKIGTRPHEVFVTVYLDARNRLIEMEESTRGSLTRMAVYPREIVRRAMSHNAAALIVAHNHPSGAVQPSAEDRRLTRVLQDALTLVDVRLLDHIVIGTNDTFSFARAGWL; from the coding sequence ATGCTGTCACCCTGCCTCATCCTGCCGCCCGCCGAATGCCGCGATGCCGCCGATGCGCCGGCCGACCCGGCCCGCCGCGCCCGCACGAACCGGCTGCGCAAGCGCCGTCCGCGGAACTGGCACCCCGACCTGCCGCGCGAACGGCTGCTGGAGCGTGGAGCCGCGGCCCTGACCGACGCTGAACTGATCGCGCTGCTGCTCGGCTCGGGCCAGCGCGGGCACAGCGTATTCGACAGCGCCGACGCCCTGCTGGCCCGGTTCGAGACGCTGCGCGGCCTGATCGAGGCCACGGCCGACGAATTCCAGGCGCATCCCGGCATCGGCCCCGCGCGCTCCGCGCGGCTGGTCGCGGTCACCGAGATCGCGCGGCGCATGCTGGAGCAGAAAGCGCGCGAGCGGTTGCCGATCGACTCGCCCGGCGCGGTGGAGGATTGCCTGCGGCTGAAGATCGGTACGCGCCCGCACGAAGTGTTCGTCACGGTGTATCTCGACGCCCGCAACAGGCTGATCGAGATGGAGGAAAGCACGCGCGGCTCGCTCACGCGCATGGCGGTCTACCCGCGCGAGATCGTGCGCCGCGCGATGTCGCACAACGCCGCGGCGCTGATCGTCGCGCACAACCATCCGTCGGGCGCGGTACAGCCGAGCGCGGAAGACCGCCGCCTGACCCGCGTGCTGCAAGATGCGCTCACGCTCGTCGACGTGAGGCTGCTCGACCACATCGTCATCGGCACCAACGATACTTTCTCGTTCGCACGGGCCGGTTGGCTGTAG